The genomic DNA GTCTTGCCTGTACCCGCGCTGGCCAGGACAACCGTGTTTTTATCGAACGTGCTCATGGGCGATGAGATGACAATCCCCGCCTTTCAAAGGCGGGGTGGCTGCGCCATTAACAAAATGGTCCGTTCCTTAGCGGCGCAGACGGGGCGGTTAGGAACTTCAACAAAATTAGGTGCGCTTCGCGGTTCGTTGATAACCGCCCCGCCCGATCGTTCTAACGTTTGATCGCTCGGGCACCCCGCCTTGGAAAGGCGGGGAATGTCCATCTCATTGACTTTTCGTACAACTCTCATGTTCCATACAGCCGGCAGAGCCGGCGATAGTCACAGTTACTGCAGCCTTGCCGGTCCGCCGGATCGGGGGCGAGGCGGCCCTCCGCCACTTTCTCCACTAATTCTTCGATGCGGATCCGGACGTCCTCGAAGACGGCCGTATCGATCGCGTGCGAAACAACAGGCGTGCCCGGAGAGCGCAGCAGCAGATATCGGCCTTCGATGCGCACGGCGGAATCGGCGCCAAGGGCGTTCGCCGCGAGATAGGCATATACCGGAATCTGGAAGGATTGCT from Terriglobia bacterium includes the following:
- a CDS encoding PD-(D/E)XK nuclease family protein, whose amino-acid sequence is SVLNRYVEFAVRDAAAGFKTEPAWLDAPLPPAAIGRVTLAGKPDHVAVHREGGQIDALRIDDFKYSAASSATTKQLKQSFQIPVYAYLAANALGADSAVRIEGRYLLLRSPGTPVVSHAIDTAVFEDVRIRIEELVEKVAEGRLAPDPADRQGCSNCDYRRLCRLYGT